The following proteins are co-located in the Microplitis demolitor isolate Queensland-Clemson2020A chromosome 3, iyMicDemo2.1a, whole genome shotgun sequence genome:
- the LOC103569839 gene encoding mediator of RNA polymerase II transcription subunit 17, whose protein sequence is MVSSISISVEAPNENQIQEITYDGQEIYQAPLTLSESLAKTAQRIDFNKTNTSASDTDDFNDESVGDDGENDNKQNSKESFPQNPLLPFDSIRTKLKNAYTEISVLHDVLAVVREKRYMVLDPIPQEPPEVKAMAQVYARKKALEGATNVLLTAAERLKNSRNDVAANRSTSEFHVELLRLRQNWRLKKVSNSIIGDLSYRTAGSKFAQAGIFEVTKADDDESAVGISKSSSPLSSSQATVPSSSSSSSPKTSSLRVSIPTELQGVAYIKVLCQKDQEDLCNFNLNLSAASAKKADSDMHWQQKLEAAQNVLFCKELFNQLAREAIHSHASIPHLVVGNQITASIFPNIHLVIALCHGLSASDSKKSSTSSPSTASTHSAEHDHVLEHSLHQLLREIHHKNTHHSFPHPSSGQFWPSKRRCLAGPSAADRHELLEMTKNQTILDQIIKQTQHYIMRRRAAFVLDSIAKDVKDPIIVSHWNALSTPTLACVKINIWTDGYDTVCRTSLAIYVYEKSFKCVCRDGRVMHMSYEPQELRNLLLCQINQHQILAVQNLAKCMGWQFLANSSHLGLGPVEPLGNAKSCLLASPTGDRMIAVRCDPQNGVQVSTSHSPRTDFYPGQVVRERKWEHQCGPFKEVQWDKMEGKNFLNKMELLMSSLTCSL, encoded by the exons atggTGTCATCGATAAGTATTTCTGTTGAAGCACCGAACGAAAATCAAATTCAAGAGATCACTTATGATGGCCAAGAAATTTATCAGGC gcCGCTCACATTGTCAGAAAGTTTGGCAAAAACTGCTCAGagaatagattttaataaaacaaataccTCAGCATCAGACACTGATGACTTTAATGATGAATCTGTTGGAGATGATGGTGAAAATGACAATAAGCAGAATTCTAAGGAATCGTTTCCACAAAATCCATTGCTACCATTCGATAGCATTAGAacaaaattaaa aaatgcGTACACAGAGATAAGTGTCCTGCATGATGTGTTGGCAGTGGTAAGAGAAAAACGCTACATGGTACTGGACCCGATACCGCAAGAGCCACCGGAAGTCAAAGCGATGGCACAAGTTTATGCAAGGAAAAAAGCACTTGAAGGTGCAACGAATGTCCTGCTTACAGCTGCTGAAAGATTGAAGAACAGCCGCAATGACGTAGCTGCCAATAGATCAACGTCTGAGTTTCACGTTGAGTTGTTGAGGCTACGTCAGAATTGGCGATTGAAAAAAGTATCTAATTCGATAATCGGTGACCTGAGTTATAGGACTGCTGGTTCGAAATTCGCACAAGCGGGAATATTTGAAGTAACCAAAGCAGATGATGATGAAAGTGCTGTTGGTATTTCAAAATCAAGCTCACCTTTGTCTTCAAGTCAAGCAACAGTACCGTCGTcctcatcgtcatcatcaccAAAGACTTCATCTCTCCGCGTATCCATTCCAACTGAATTACAAGGCGTAGCATACATCAAAGTCTTGTGTCAAAAAGACCAAGAAGATTTATgcaatttcaatttaaatttatcagctGCAAGCGCGAAAAAAGCTGACAGCGACATGCACTGGCAACAAAAACTCGAAGCTGCACAAAATGTGTTATTTTGTAAGGAGTTGTTTAATCAACTGGCGCGAGAAGCGATACATTCACATGCATCAATACCGCATTTGGTGGTCGGTAATCAAATAACAGCATCTATATTCCCTAATATTCATTTGGTAATTGCATTGTGCCACGGTCTCAGCGCCAGTGACAGTAAAAAATCATCTACATCTTCACCATCAACGGCATCCACTCACAGCGCTGAACATGACCACGTGCTTGAGCACTCACTCCATCAATTATTACGCGAAATTCACCACAAAAATACCCATCATTCATTTCCGCATCCGTCGTCGGGACAATTCTGGCCCAGCAAACGTCGCTGTCTTGCCGGGCCATCGGCAGCAGATCGCCACGAGCTCCTGGAGATGACTAAGAACCAAACGATTCTAgatcaaataataaaacagaCTCAGCACTATATAATGAGAAGACGTGCTGCATTTGTGCTGGATTCAATTGCTAAAGACGTAAAAGATCCGATAATTGTTTCACACTGGAATGCGCTGAGCACACCCACACTAGCTTGTGTCAAAATAAACATATGGACCGACGGTTATGACACCGTTTGCCGTACTTCGCTAGCTATTTATGTTTATGAAAAGTCATTCAAGTGCGTTTGTAGAGACGGCAGAGTTATGCACATGAGTTATGAGCCTCAAGAGCTTCGTAATCTTTTACTTTGTCAG ataaatcaGCATCAAATATTGGCGGTGCAAAATTTGGCAAAATGTATGGGCTGGCAATTTTTAGCAAACAGTTCCCACCTTGGTTTGGGTCCTGTTGAACCACTGGGTAATGCTAAAAGCTGTCTTTTAGCATCACCTACTGGTGATCGTATGATTGCAGTACGTTGTGATCCTCAGAATGGCGTGCAGGTCTCGACTTCACATTCGCCTAGAACAGATTTCTATCCGGGTCAGGTTGTGCGCGAGCGTAAATGGGAACACCAATGTGGGCCGTTTAAAGAAGTACAGTGGGACAAAATGGaaggtaaaaattttctaaacaaaATGGAATTATTGATGTCGTCGCTCACTTGCTCTTTATAA